One Trachemys scripta elegans isolate TJP31775 chromosome 4, CAS_Tse_1.0, whole genome shotgun sequence genomic region harbors:
- the DDX24 gene encoding ATP-dependent RNA helicase DDX24: MKTKKGNKFKTSFKLKQKGIKVVGKWKPIEIDPNLFADEQLGDLVCFEELTDYKLVNSSKIGKEKGKRKSDSVSEEEEEDSTSQKKKRKKDKELGTRASKNYNLKVEQDVIDQEDKPKDTTKLFGYEEDEYESGGTTTTEKTLKKKKKKKVKNKAFPPERAPLPAKSSKKVKNWTTGVLSASFDQKADVSAWKDLFVPKPVLQALSYLGFSAPTPIQALALPSAIRDNMDVLGAAETGSGKTLAFAIPMIHSVLRWQESKSRSDNATEEPLCDDEDKPGWESDNETNPKHLNPKQDEDSGGDDDVDESCTIGCVKVLENVEFDFDANKHAADLNKNRPLLGLVLTPTRELAVQVKHHIDAVAKFTGIKTAILVGGMAAQKQERVLNQKPEIVIATPGRLWELIKEKHPHLSNLRQLRCLVIDEADRMVERGHFLELSQLLEMLNDSQYNPRRQTFVFSATLTLVHQAPTRVLQKKYAKKIDQKTKLEMLMEKVGIRGKPKVIDLTRKETTVETLTETRIHCDMDDKDYYLYYFLLQYPGRTMVFANSIDCIKRLSALLTILDCNPLPLHANMHQKQRLKNLERFAERENCVLLTTDVAARGLDIPNVQHVIHYQVPRTSEIYVHRSGRTARAANEGLSLLLIGPDDMINFRKIYKTLEKNEELPFFPVETKCMFAIKERVNLARQIEKVEYYNSRAKQHNSWFQQAAEALEIDLDDDVLIGGRSNEQEVSQKQKMLKGMKKHLKHLLSQPVFKVLLKTKYPTQSGKLLLPHSPVSNSESALSTVSKQQAKRRKKKKLITDELDK, from the exons ATGAagacaaaaaaaggaaataagtttAAGACTTCctttaaattgaaacaaaagGGTATCAAAGTAGTAGGAAAATGGAAACCCATAGAAATTGACCCAAATCTGTTTGCTGATGAGCAGCTTGGAGATTTAGTGTGTTTTGAGGAGCTTACAGATTATAAATTGGTGAATTCTTCcaaaattggaaaagaaaaaggaaagagaaaatctGATAGTGTttctgaagaggaggaggaagattctACCTcccagaaaaaaaagagaaagaaagacaaaGAGCTGGGAACCAGGGCAAGTAAAAATTATAATCTTAAAGTGGAGCAAGATGTGATTGATCAAGAGGACAAGCCTAAAGACACCACCAAGTTGTTTGGTTATGAGGAAGATGAATATGAATCAGGAGGCACCACAACCAcagaaaaaactttgaagaaaaagaaaaaaaagaaagtgaaaaacaaaGCGTTTCCACCTGAGAGAGCTCCTCTACCAGCAAAgtcttctaaaaaggttaaaaattggACTACAGGAGTTCTGTCTGCCTCATTTGATCAAAAAGCAGATGTGTCTGCGTGGAAAGACCTCTTCGTTCCTAAGCCGGTTCTGCAGGCCTTGAGCTATCTAGGATTTAGTGCTCCAACTCCTATTCAAGCATTAGCCCTGCCTTCTGCAATCAGAGATAATATGGATGTTCTTGGTGCTGCAGAAACAG GAAGTGGGAAAACACTCGCGTTTGCAATTCCAATGATCCACTCTGTGCTACGGTGGCAAGAATCAAAAAGCAGAAGTGACAATGCCACTGAAGAGCCTCTCTGTGATGATGAAGACAAACCAGGATGGGAAAGTGATAATGAAACAAACCCTAAGCATCTAAACCCTAAGCAGGATGAAGATAGTGGGGGTGATGATGATGTAGATGAATCTTGCACAATAGGTTGCGTGAAGGTGCTGGAAAATGTAGAATTTGATTTTGATGCCAACAAACATGCTGCTGACTTGAATAAAAACCGGCCTCTTTTAGGGCTGGTGCTGACTCCCACAAGGGAACTAGCGGTACAAGTAAAACATCATATTGATGCCGTGGCCAAATTTACAG GCATTAAAACTGCAATTCTGGTCGGTGGAATGGCTGCTCAGAAACAGGAACGAGTATTGAATCAGAAGCCAGAAATTGTAATTGCAACCCCAGGTCGTTTATGGGAGCTAATTAAAGAGAAACACCCACATCTCTCAAATCTCCGGCAGCTCAG GTGCCTTGTGATTGACGAAGCAGACCGAATGGTTGAAAGGGGACATTTCTTAGAACTCTCTCAGTTGCTGGAAATGTTAAATGATTCACAATATAATCCTCGACGTCAGACTTTTGTGTTTTCTGCCACGCTGACTTTGGTCCATCAGGCTCCCACAAGAGTTTTACAAAAGAAATATGCTAAAAAAATAGACCAAAAGACCAAACTGGAAATGCTAATGGAAAAAGTGGGGATAAGGGGAAAACCTAAAGTGATAGACTTAACAAGAAAAGAGACCACTGTAGAGACTCTGACCGAAACCAGGATCCACTGTGACATGGATGACAAAGACTATTACCTCTATTATTTTTTGCTTCAGTACCCAGGAAGAACCATGGTCTTTGCAAACAGTATAGACTGCATAAAACGCCTGAGTGCACTCCTCACAATCCTGGATTGTAACCCCCTGCCTCTGCATGCAAACATGCACCAGAagcaaaggttaaaaaacctggaAAGGTTTGCTGAGCGAGAGAA CTGTGTCCTTTTGACAACAGATGTTGCAGCTCGTGGTCTGGATATTCCTAACGTGCAGCATGTCATCCATTACCAG GTTCCACGCACATCTGAGATTTATGTGCACAGAAGCGGCAGAACAGCTCGAGCTGCCAACGAAGGCCTTAGCTTGCTGTTGATCGGCCCTGATGATATGATAAATTTTAGGAAGATTTATAAGACATTGGAGAAAAATGAAGAGCTTCCATTTTTCCCAGTTGAAACAAAATGCATGTTTGCTATCAAg GAGCGGGTGAATTTAGCAAGGCAGATTGAAAAGGTGGAATATTACAACAGCCGGGCAAAACAGCACAACTCTTGGTTCCAGCAAGCTGCGGAGGCTCTTGAAATTGATCTTGATGATGACGTCCTTATAG GAGGACGATCGAATGAGCAAGAAGTGAGTCAGAAGCAAAAGATGCTGAAGGGAATGAAAAAACACCTGAAACATTTGCTATCACAACCAGTATTTAAAGTCCTTCTGAAGACCAAATATCCAACACAATCTGGAAAGCTATTACTCCCTCATTCACCGGTGAGCAATTCAGAATCTGCTCTGAGCACTGTATCAAAACAACaagcaaagaggaggaagaaaaagaaattaattacAGATGAATTAGATAAATGA